From one Halothece sp. PCC 7418 genomic stretch:
- a CDS encoding universal stress protein: MTYQKILVALDRSFQSETILKQAIAIAKPTQAELILFHALMFDGRNIDAYSGIYGQNVLSLSSSVQEHIETQTQEVESWLESCAQKVQAEGLPVEYSWRIGDPSSWIREMAKTCDVDLVILGRRGRRGLAEVFLGSVSNHVVHYAPCSVLVVQGKDVSESEES; this comes from the coding sequence ATGACTTATCAGAAAATTTTAGTCGCTTTAGATCGCTCTTTTCAATCTGAAACTATATTAAAACAAGCGATCGCGATCGCGAAACCCACTCAGGCAGAACTGATTTTATTCCATGCCCTCATGTTTGACGGTCGTAACATCGACGCTTACAGTGGCATCTATGGTCAAAATGTTCTCAGTCTCTCTTCTTCCGTACAAGAACATATTGAAACCCAAACCCAAGAAGTGGAATCTTGGTTAGAAAGTTGCGCCCAAAAAGTACAAGCAGAAGGCTTACCCGTCGAATATTCTTGGCGCATTGGCGATCCCAGTAGCTGGATTCGGGAAATGGCAAAAACTTGTGATGTCGATTTAGTCATTTTAGGACGCAGAGGACGCAGAGGATTAGCAGAAGTCTTTTTAGGCAGTGTTAGTAACCATGTGGTTCATTATGCCCCTTGTTCGGTGCTGGTGGTGCAAGGAAAAGATGTTT